From a single Okeanomitos corallinicola TIOX110 genomic region:
- the ctaD gene encoding cytochrome c oxidase subunit I: protein MTQAQLQDTTNIPISHEDEGERKWWEFFTFNTDHKVIGIQYLVTSFVFYCIGGVMADLVRTELRTPEIDFVTPEVYNSLFTLHATIMIFLWIVPAGAGFANYLIPLMIGARDMAFPRLNAVAFWMIPPAGILLTLSLAVGDAPDAGWTSYPPLSLVTGQVGEAIWIISVLLLGTSSILGAINFIVTILKMRVPSMGIYQMPLFCWSMLATSALVLLSTPVLAGALVLLGFDLIAGTAFFNPSGGGDPVIYQHMFWFYSHPAVYIMILPFFGAISEILPVHARKPIFGYKAIAYSSMAISFLGLIVWAHHMFTSGIPGWLRMFFMITTMIIAVPTGIKIFGWLATIWGGKISLNSPMIFAMGFLGTFVIGGISGVMLASVPFDIHVHDTYFVVAHLHYVLFGGSVLGIFSAIYHWFPKMTGRMMNEFWGKVHAVLTIVGLNMTFLPMHKLGMMGMNRRIAQYDPKFTSLNEICTYGSYILAISTLPFIINAVWSWLYGEKAPNNPWRALTLEWMTSSPPAIENFEKLPVLTTGPYDYGVKEKQVTVDR, encoded by the coding sequence ATGACACAAGCACAATTACAAGACACTACTAATATTCCCATTTCCCATGAAGACGAAGGGGAAAGAAAATGGTGGGAATTTTTTACCTTTAATACCGACCATAAGGTAATCGGTATTCAATATCTAGTTACATCATTCGTTTTTTACTGCATCGGCGGTGTGATGGCTGATTTGGTGCGGACGGAATTACGTACCCCAGAGATAGATTTTGTCACCCCGGAAGTTTATAACAGTCTGTTTACACTCCACGCCACAATCATGATTTTTCTGTGGATTGTCCCAGCCGGGGCGGGTTTTGCTAACTATCTCATCCCCTTGATGATTGGGGCTAGGGATATGGCTTTTCCCCGGTTGAATGCTGTGGCTTTTTGGATGATCCCCCCAGCAGGTATATTACTTACCCTGAGTTTGGCGGTGGGTGATGCACCGGATGCTGGTTGGACTTCTTACCCGCCTTTGAGTTTGGTAACTGGTCAAGTGGGTGAGGCAATTTGGATTATTAGTGTCCTACTTTTGGGTACATCGTCAATTTTGGGGGCAATTAATTTTATTGTCACAATCCTGAAAATGCGTGTTCCCAGTATGGGTATCTATCAAATGCCTTTGTTTTGCTGGTCAATGTTGGCGACTTCGGCTTTAGTTTTGCTTTCTACTCCTGTTTTAGCTGGGGCGCTAGTTCTGTTGGGTTTTGATTTGATTGCTGGGACAGCATTTTTTAATCCTAGTGGTGGCGGTGATCCGGTAATTTACCAGCATATGTTCTGGTTTTACTCTCATCCGGCGGTTTACATTATGATTTTGCCTTTTTTTGGGGCAATTTCCGAAATATTACCAGTTCATGCCCGTAAACCAATTTTCGGTTATAAGGCGATCGCCTATTCTTCTATGGCAATCAGCTTTTTAGGCTTAATCGTCTGGGCGCACCATATGTTTACCAGTGGTATCCCTGGTTGGTTACGGATGTTCTTTATGATCACGACGATGATCATTGCTGTTCCTACCGGGATCAAAATTTTCGGTTGGTTAGCAACTATTTGGGGTGGGAAAATCAGCCTCAATAGTCCGATGATTTTTGCTATGGGTTTCTTAGGAACTTTTGTGATTGGTGGGATTAGTGGTGTGATGTTGGCATCAGTCCCTTTTGATATCCACGTTCACGATACCTATTTTGTAGTCGCTCACCTCCACTATGTCTTGTTTGGCGGGAGCGTTTTAGGCATTTTCTCCGCTATCTATCATTGGTTTCCAAAGATGACGGGACGAATGATGAATGAATTTTGGGGTAAGGTTCACGCAGTTTTAACCATTGTTGGTTTAAATATGACTTTTTTACCCATGCACAAGTTAGGCATGATGGGTATGAATCGCCGTATTGCCCAATATGACCCTAAATTCACTTCTTTAAATGAAATCTGCACTTATGGGTCTTATATCCTGGCAATTTCAACCTTACCTTTTATTATCAATGCCGTCTGGAGTTGGTTATACGGTGAAAAAGCACCTAATAATCCTTGGCGTGCGCTGACTTTAGAGTGGATGACTTCTTCACCACCAGCAATTGAGAATTTTGAGAAACTTCCAGTTTTAACTACTGGCCCTTATGACTACGGTGTAAAAGAGAAACAGGTGACAGTTGACAGGTGA
- a CDS encoding MotA/TolQ/ExbB proton channel family protein — MNISNLLTAGGIVIWPLLFFSVLAVALILERITFWFKISGRQQQVVREVLKFYRQGNVVSALDILQNNADLPIARIFLAALELEEPTPEEFRLALESEAQGEIPLLKRFQNIFDTIIGLAPLLGLLGTVLGLITSFASLDIGNIGGTKTANVTSGISEALVSTASGLIVAIFTLLFANIFRGLYIRQIAWIQEYGGQLELLNRRQYERANKS, encoded by the coding sequence ATGAACATTAGTAACTTATTGACAGCCGGTGGCATAGTTATCTGGCCACTACTGTTTTTTTCTGTCCTAGCAGTGGCATTAATTCTGGAACGAATTACTTTTTGGTTCAAAATTAGTGGTCGTCAACAGCAAGTCGTTCGGGAAGTCCTAAAGTTCTATCGTCAAGGTAATGTAGTTAGTGCTTTAGATATTTTACAAAATAATGCTGATTTACCCATCGCTCGGATTTTTTTAGCCGCTTTGGAATTAGAAGAACCCACCCCAGAAGAATTTCGCTTGGCTTTAGAAAGTGAAGCACAAGGAGAAATTCCCTTACTGAAAAGATTTCAAAATATTTTTGATACTATTATTGGTCTTGCCCCTCTATTGGGACTGCTTGGTACTGTTTTGGGTTTAATTACTTCCTTTGCTTCTTTGGATATTGGTAATATTGGTGGCACTAAAACAGCTAATGTTACATCTGGGATTAGTGAGGCTTTAGTATCCACTGCATCGGGTTTGATTGTAGCTATTTTTACGCTTTTATTTGCTAATATCTTCCGTGGACTTTACATCCGCCAAATTGCCTGGATTCAAGAATATGGTGGACAACTAGAATTACTAAACCGTCGTCAATATGAAAGAGCTAATAAGAGTTAA
- a CDS encoding heme-copper oxidase subunit III — protein sequence MQSQTIDTAKLEENHHVAASAHEAHPDHRLFGLVMFLIAEGMIFVGMFGAYLAFRSTLPAWPPEGTPELELLLPGVNTINLIASSFVMHNADTAIKKNDAKGMRIWLAITAAMGAIFLVGQVYEYTHLEFGLTTNLFASAFYVLTGFHGLHVTIGVLAIVAVLWRSRTPGHYSNEHHFGIEAAELYWHFVDVIWIVLFGLLYLL from the coding sequence ATGCAAAGTCAAACAATTGACACCGCGAAACTTGAAGAGAATCATCATGTAGCAGCTTCAGCCCACGAAGCACATCCAGATCATCGTTTGTTTGGTTTGGTGATGTTTCTGATTGCTGAAGGGATGATTTTTGTAGGAATGTTCGGTGCTTATTTAGCTTTCCGTTCTACTTTACCTGCTTGGCCACCGGAAGGTACACCAGAGTTAGAACTTTTGTTACCTGGTGTGAATACGATCAATTTGATCGCCAGCAGTTTTGTCATGCACAATGCTGATACAGCAATCAAAAAGAATGATGCTAAGGGAATGCGGATCTGGTTAGCTATTACTGCGGCTATGGGTGCGATTTTCTTGGTCGGTCAGGTGTATGAATATACCCATCTGGAATTTGGTTTAACTACCAATTTGTTCGCTAGTGCTTTTTATGTGTTGACTGGGTTTCACGGTTTGCACGTAACTATCGGTGTTTTAGCGATTGTGGCGGTGTTATGGCGATCGCGTACTCCCGGACACTACAGCAATGAACACCATTTTGGCATTGAAGCTGCTGAATTATACTGGCACTTTGTAGATGTAATCTGGATCGTTTTGTTCGGATTACTATATTTACTGTAG
- a CDS encoding PAS domain S-box protein, whose protein sequence is MAIYHYSIMILADLPEDRLLYCHYLSEDRFATYNIIEVETAAEAFNQLLKTTPDLILINHQLADLDGLEFINQLKSEQSEIPVIMVAEHNDATIAVEAMKNGVDDYIVKSKMTAYRLCSSIHKILEKNQLLKQLRIQEGQQQLLSSILLRIRQGLNLQEILQTAVAEVQQFLIADRVIVYRFDHQMNSEIIAESVVQNCQKFINNQVKDNNFQAKQGKDYLQGKIKVINDIYDAGLTEYHINLLEQYQVKAHLTVPIILTQEPNNKQQNHKGREYLWGLLIAHQCSSTREWKKYEIDLLQQLSVHLALVIKQAELYKNLQNSNLILEEKVQASERRFQAIFNNSFQFIGLLTTQGILLEVNQKALKFGGLELEDVVNKPFWETYWWTISTATQKELKQAIALAAQGEFIRYEVDILGAGSQIATIDFSLRPLQDETGKVVMLIPEGRDITAKKCLEKEHQKVLTDLQTSETELRGLFNAMVDVILVLDQQGRYLKIAPTAAEKLYKPATELLGKTVYEIFPSQIAEQFVNLIKETLKTQQTSECEYSLQINKKRVWFSAKVSPISTEAVIWAARDITTVKENAMIYQQTEKAFQESQMLLQVVMDSLPMAIFWKDKNSHFLGCNRQLLLDAGLSSTAEIIGKTDFDMPWQEQAKSYQQDDRIVIESGQPKFKIEEKITKIGNISRYIHTNKIPLQNPDGEIIGILGSYEDITERKEIEQALQESEGRYAALTTSAPVGIYRADSQGNFLYVNPKWCAITGLTFLEAAGNGWKKALHPEDREIVETEWSLLVKTGKIFCLEYRFQASDGVENWVFGQAVPEQDSTGKIIGYVGTITDISSRKKTEQALRQSEQLYRTLVDNFPNGAVVLFDHDLRYLLVGGLGLATVGLNKAEMEGKTIWEIFTPEICEIIAPDLQQALAGETKISEIAYSDRLYITHNIPVRDQYGNVVAGMIMTQDITERKQSENAVRESEERFRQFAENSREVILVRQVESGQLLYVNPAYTEIWGHSLESLYENPNSWKDSIHPDDIQSVNSKYQNISKKEFVNAEYRIIRADGSIRWIWGRCFPINDSNGNIYRIGAIAQDITEHKIAEQERDRLLHILSVQNYSLETQVSQRTAELRQSEKRFRNLVETSSDWVWEVNEFGIYTYASPQIIHILGYTPAEILGKTPFDFMPPDEAERVLVEFTKFASVQAPFQCLENTNLHKDGRLIILETSGVPIFDENNQFCGYRGMDRDITARKQTEKTLRQNEVRFQRIASNLPGVMYQYVLHPDGSHEFIYMSDRCKEIYEIEPATVLENADNLFYLGHPEDIPVLFESISHSATHLEQWSWEGRIITPSGQLKWIQGCSQPEKQANGDILWDGLIIDISERKQIEIAFRNLSDRLDLAIKSAQIGIWDWDIVNDCLIWDDRMYQIYGVKPSDFTGNYQDWEARIHPDDILLCRLAIQEAIEGKKDFEEEFRIVWSDGQIKYIKAYSLIQRDQQGKAQRMIGLNFDISDRKQEELENQHLKERLQFVLSGSPAVIYTCQPSQKFQATFISDNVHHVLGYTAQQWLEETDFWLNRIHPDDLTELFTQLSHLETQEYHLYQYRFCDKNGHYRWIEDEFRLLRDQAGKPVEIIGYLVDITEQQAALHERELAEAEIIRSRDLLQAVFNESADALFLVDIETVKTIDCNQRAVEMFAANSKNDLINIEGHTLQKQQFTPTEIQAIMDEMNIYGVWSREIEYKTLAGNLFWGSIAAKEITIGNQKMNLVRVSDISQRKQVETQLQENNKQLAAFNEQLARATRLKDEFLANMSHELRTPLNAILGISEGLQDLAYGGINEKQRHGLETIERSGKHLLELINDILDLSKIEAGQIELQYTPTNIRQVCQSSLAFIKQQAFQKIIQLEVKIQPNLPEIFVDERRIRQVLINLLNNAVKFTPEGGKITLEVTYQSIASETEITSCKSFIAIKVIDTGIGIATENLHKLFQPFVQIDSALNRQYNGTGLGLSLVKRIVEIHGGEVRVDSTVGVGSCFTVFLPCTNLCEITSEIVSQTSSDFNSDLYSSPKKSPLILLAEDNEANIFTISNYLEVSGYRIIVAKNGREAIALTKSQFPDLILMDIQMPEVHGLEAIEQIRLDHNFANIPIIALTALAMPGDKEKCLAAGATEYLTKPVKLKQLITIIKQFLAAMADSKHEH, encoded by the coding sequence ATGGCAATATACCATTACTCAATCATGATTTTGGCAGATTTGCCAGAAGATAGGTTGCTATATTGCCACTATTTAAGTGAAGATAGATTTGCCACTTATAATATTATTGAAGTAGAAACAGCAGCAGAAGCATTCAACCAACTACTAAAAACTACACCAGACTTAATACTCATCAACCATCAACTAGCAGACTTAGATGGATTAGAATTTATTAACCAGTTAAAATCTGAGCAGTCAGAAATTCCAGTCATCATGGTAGCAGAACATAATGACGCAACCATAGCAGTGGAAGCCATGAAAAATGGAGTTGATGATTATATAGTTAAAAGTAAAATGACTGCTTACAGACTTTGCAGTTCTATTCATAAAATATTAGAGAAAAATCAATTATTAAAACAACTGCGGATACAAGAAGGACAACAACAATTACTATCAAGTATCCTACTGCGTATTCGTCAGGGTTTAAATCTACAAGAAATTCTACAAACAGCAGTAGCAGAAGTACAGCAGTTTTTAATTGCCGATCGAGTGATAGTCTACAGATTTGATCATCAAATGAATAGTGAAATTATCGCAGAATCAGTGGTACAAAATTGTCAAAAATTCATAAATAATCAAGTTAAAGATAATAACTTTCAAGCAAAGCAAGGAAAAGATTATCTACAAGGAAAAATCAAAGTAATCAATGATATTTATGATGCCGGATTAACAGAATATCATATTAATTTACTGGAACAATATCAAGTTAAAGCTCATTTAACTGTGCCAATTATATTAACTCAAGAACCAAACAATAAGCAACAAAATCATAAAGGTAGAGAATATTTATGGGGTTTATTAATTGCTCATCAATGCAGCAGTACCCGTGAATGGAAAAAATATGAAATAGATTTACTTCAGCAACTTTCAGTACATTTAGCCCTAGTCATTAAACAAGCAGAACTGTATAAAAATCTTCAAAATAGCAATCTTATATTAGAAGAAAAAGTACAAGCCAGTGAGAGGAGATTTCAAGCTATTTTCAATAATAGCTTTCAATTTATCGGACTATTGACAACTCAAGGAATTTTATTAGAAGTCAACCAAAAAGCCTTAAAATTCGGCGGTTTAGAATTAGAAGATGTTGTTAATAAACCATTTTGGGAAACTTACTGGTGGACAATTTCCACAGCAACGCAAAAGGAATTAAAACAAGCGATCGCCCTGGCTGCTCAAGGTGAATTTATCCGTTACGAAGTAGACATTTTAGGTGCAGGAAGTCAGATAGCCACCATAGATTTTTCTCTACGTCCCCTGCAAGATGAAACCGGAAAAGTAGTCATGCTGATTCCAGAAGGGCGAGATATTACCGCAAAAAAATGTCTGGAAAAGGAACACCAAAAAGTGCTAACAGACCTGCAAACTTCAGAAACAGAACTGCGGGGACTTTTTAATGCCATGGTAGATGTAATTTTAGTCTTAGATCAACAGGGACGCTATCTAAAAATTGCTCCCACCGCAGCAGAAAAACTTTATAAACCAGCTACAGAGTTACTAGGTAAAACAGTTTATGAAATTTTTCCTAGTCAGATAGCAGAGCAGTTTGTGAATTTAATTAAAGAAACTTTAAAAACGCAACAAACTTCAGAATGTGAATATAGCTTACAGATTAACAAAAAAAGAGTTTGGTTTAGTGCCAAAGTTTCCCCAATTTCCACAGAAGCAGTAATTTGGGCAGCCAGAGACATTACCACAGTCAAAGAAAATGCCATGATTTATCAACAAACAGAAAAGGCATTTCAAGAAAGTCAAATGCTTTTGCAGGTAGTCATGGATAGTTTACCAATGGCTATATTTTGGAAAGATAAAAATAGTCACTTTTTAGGTTGCAACCGTCAACTACTATTAGATGCTGGATTATCTTCCACCGCAGAAATCATTGGTAAAACAGACTTTGATATGCCATGGCAAGAACAGGCAAAATCTTATCAACAAGATGATCGCATCGTTATAGAGTCTGGCCAACCCAAATTTAAGATCGAAGAAAAAATCACAAAAATCGGCAACATTTCCAGATATATACATACTAATAAAATCCCATTGCAAAACCCTGATGGTGAGATTATTGGTATTTTAGGCAGCTATGAAGATATTACAGAACGGAAAGAAATAGAACAGGCATTACAAGAAAGTGAAGGAAGATATGCAGCATTGACAACCTCAGCCCCTGTGGGGATTTACCGTGCTGATAGTCAGGGAAATTTTTTGTACGTTAATCCTAAATGGTGTGCAATTACAGGATTAACATTTTTAGAAGCAGCAGGAAATGGGTGGAAAAAAGCATTGCACCCAGAAGACAGAGAAATAGTAGAAACAGAATGGAGTCTTCTGGTAAAAACAGGTAAAATCTTCTGTTTAGAATATCGTTTTCAAGCATCAGATGGAGTAGAAAACTGGGTGTTTGGACAAGCAGTTCCAGAACAAGACTCCACAGGCAAAATCATCGGTTATGTAGGTACTATCACAGATATTAGTAGTAGAAAAAAAACAGAACAAGCGTTGAGGCAAAGTGAGCAACTTTATCGTACCTTAGTAGATAACTTTCCCAACGGTGCAGTAGTATTATTTGATCATGACCTGCGATACCTACTGGTAGGGGGTTTAGGACTTGCCACCGTAGGTTTGAACAAAGCAGAAATGGAAGGAAAAACAATTTGGGAAATTTTTACACCAGAAATATGTGAAATTATTGCTCCTGACTTACAGCAAGCATTAGCAGGAGAAACAAAAATATCTGAAATTGCTTATAGCGATCGTCTCTACATCACACATAACATTCCTGTCCGAGATCAGTATGGTAATGTCGTGGCAGGAATGATCATGACTCAAGATATTACCGAACGCAAACAGTCAGAAAATGCAGTTAGGGAAAGTGAAGAGAGATTTCGACAGTTTGCAGAAAACAGCCGAGAAGTCATACTGGTGCGTCAGGTGGAATCTGGACAATTACTCTATGTGAACCCAGCATATACAGAAATATGGGGACATTCCCTGGAAAGCTTATATGAAAACCCTAATTCATGGAAAGATAGTATCCACCCAGATGATATTCAATCCGTTAATAGTAAATATCAAAACATTAGTAAAAAGGAATTTGTAAACGCCGAGTACCGTATTATTCGAGCCGATGGATCAATTCGTTGGATATGGGGACGATGCTTCCCCATCAACGATAGTAATGGCAATATCTATCGTATTGGTGCAATAGCCCAAGACATCACCGAACATAAAATAGCAGAACAGGAACGCGATCGCCTACTACATATCCTATCTGTACAGAATTATTCCTTAGAAACCCAAGTTAGTCAACGTACAGCCGAACTCAGACAAAGTGAAAAACGCTTCCGTAATTTGGTAGAAACATCCAGTGATTGGGTGTGGGAAGTCAACGAATTTGGCATTTACACCTACGCTAGTCCACAAATTATTCATATTTTGGGATATACACCCGCAGAGATATTAGGAAAAACACCCTTTGATTTTATGCCACCAGATGAAGCCGAAAGAGTATTGGTAGAGTTTACAAAATTCGCTTCAGTCCAAGCTCCCTTTCAATGTTTAGAAAACACTAACCTCCATAAAGATGGCAGATTAATTATTTTAGAAACCAGCGGAGTTCCCATTTTTGACGAAAATAACCAATTTTGTGGCTATCGCGGCATGGATCGAGATATTACCGCACGCAAACAAACAGAAAAAACATTACGCCAAAATGAAGTACGATTCCAACGCATTGCCAGTAATCTCCCTGGGGTAATGTATCAATATGTTCTCCATCCAGACGGTTCTCATGAATTTATTTATATGAGCGATCGCTGTAAAGAAATCTATGAAATAGAACCAGCTACAGTGCTGGAAAATGCCGATAACTTATTTTATTTAGGTCATCCAGAAGATATCCCTGTCTTATTTGAATCTATTAGCCATTCAGCCACTCACCTAGAACAATGGTCATGGGAAGGCAGAATCATTACCCCATCCGGTCAACTCAAATGGATACAGGGTTGCTCTCAACCAGAAAAACAAGCCAACGGTGATATTTTATGGGATGGCTTAATTATTGACATTAGTGAACGTAAACAGATAGAAATTGCATTCCGTAACCTTTCAGACCGACTGGATCTAGCTATCAAATCAGCCCAAATTGGTATCTGGGACTGGGATATAGTCAATGACTGTCTCATCTGGGATGACCGAATGTACCAAATCTATGGAGTCAAACCCTCAGACTTTACAGGTAATTACCAAGACTGGGAAGCCCGAATACACCCCGATGATATTTTACTTTGTCGCCTTGCGATCCAGGAAGCTATTGAAGGTAAAAAAGACTTTGAAGAAGAATTTAGAATTGTTTGGTCAGATGGTCAAATCAAATACATTAAAGCCTATTCTCTGATTCAGCGTGACCAGCAGGGAAAAGCACAACGGATGATCGGCCTTAACTTTGACATTAGCGATCGCAAACAAGAAGAACTAGAAAATCAACACCTCAAAGAACGTCTACAATTTGTTCTCTCAGGTAGTCCAGCAGTTATTTATACCTGTCAACCATCCCAAAAATTTCAAGCCACCTTCATCAGCGACAATGTCCATCATGTTCTTGGCTACACAGCACAGCAATGGTTAGAAGAAACAGATTTTTGGTTAAATCGCATCCATCCAGACGACTTAACTGAACTATTTACACAGCTATCCCATTTAGAAACACAGGAATATCACCTCTATCAATATCGCTTCTGTGACAAAAATGGTCATTATCGGTGGATAGAAGATGAATTCCGTCTCCTGCGCGATCAAGCTGGAAAACCCGTAGAAATCATTGGTTATTTAGTTGATATTACAGAACAACAAGCCGCCCTACACGAACGTGAACTAGCAGAAGCAGAAATTATCCGCAGTCGAGACTTACTCCAAGCAGTATTTAATGAATCAGCCGATGCTCTATTTTTAGTGGATATAGAAACCGTAAAAACCATAGACTGTAATCAAAGGGCAGTAGAAATGTTCGCCGCTAACAGTAAAAACGACCTCATTAATATTGAAGGACATACACTACAAAAACAGCAATTTACCCCCACAGAAATCCAGGCAATTATGGATGAAATGAACATCTATGGGGTTTGGAGTCGGGAAATAGAATACAAAACTTTGGCAGGAAATTTATTTTGGGGCAGCATAGCAGCCAAGGAAATTACCATCGGTAATCAAAAAATGAACCTGGTCAGAGTATCCGATATTAGTCAACGCAAACAAGTAGAAACTCAACTCCAAGAAAACAATAAACAACTAGCAGCTTTTAATGAACAACTCGCCCGCGCGACCAGACTCAAAGATGAATTTCTCGCTAACATGAGTCATGAACTACGCACCCCCCTCAATGCTATTCTCGGTATCTCAGAAGGTTTACAAGATTTGGCCTATGGAGGCATTAATGAAAAACAAAGACATGGTTTAGAAACGATTGAACGTAGCGGCAAACATTTATTAGAACTAATTAACGATATCCTAGATTTATCAAAAATAGAAGCTGGGCAAATTGAATTACAATACACACCGACAAACATCAGACAAGTCTGTCAATCTAGTTTGGCATTTATTAAACAACAAGCCTTTCAAAAGATCATTCAACTAGAAGTCAAAATTCAACCTAATCTTCCAGAAATTTTCGTAGATGAGCGGCGTATTCGCCAAGTTTTAATTAACTTACTCAATAACGCTGTAAAATTTACTCCAGAAGGTGGCAAAATTACCTTAGAAGTAACATATCAATCCATAGCTTCAGAAACAGAAATTACATCCTGTAAAAGTTTTATTGCTATTAAAGTCATTGATACTGGTATTGGCATTGCCACTGAAAATCTTCATAAACTATTTCAGCCGTTTGTACAAATAGATAGTGCTTTAAACCGTCAATATAATGGTACTGGTTTAGGATTATCTTTAGTCAAGCGAATTGTAGAAATACATGGTGGTGAAGTCAGGGTTGACAGCACCGTAGGTGTCGGTAGTTGTTTTACAGTATTTTTACCTTGTACTAATTTATGTGAGATTACCTCTGAAATAGTAAGTCAAACATCATCTGATTTCAACTCCGACCTTTATTCAAGTCCCAAAAAATCACCCCTAATTTTACTAGCGGAAGATAATGAAGCCAATATTTTTACTATCTCTAATTATTTAGAAGTTTCAGGATACCGCATTATTGTCGCCAAAAATGGTAGAGAAGCGATCGCACTAACAAAAAGCCAATTTCCTGATTTAATTTTAATGGATATTCAAATGCCAGAAGTTCATGGTTTAGAAGCTATCGAACAAATTCGACTAGATCACAATTTTGCTAATATTCCTATCATCGCCTTGACGGCATTAGCAATGCCAGGTGATAAAGAAAAATGTCTAGCTGCTGGTGCAACAGAATATCTCACAAAACCTGTTAAACTCAAGCAACTAATCACCATAATTAAACAGTTTTTAGCCGCAATGGCAGATTCAAAACATGAACATTAG
- a CDS encoding cytochrome c oxidase subunit II, whose product MKIPNTIWTLLIGIVLTLVSFWYGQNHGLLPVAASDEAVLIDGLFNAMLTVSIGIFLIVEGVLIYSVIKYRRRAGDNEDGPAIEGNVPLEILWTAIPAIIVLGISVYSFDVYNQIGGLSLHDGHEMPMMEESMSKPGTAIAATLTNAPGNLDTNEVALLAEANSGIGTSEDKTGESQPLIVDVAALQYAWLFTYPDTGILTGELHVPIGQEVQLNMKANDVIHAFWVPEFRLKQDVIPGRETQVRFTTRKIGQYPLICAELCGPYHGAMQSQVIVESQADFDSWMQSQQVASKEDLTQAVAINPQELSADKFLAPYTHNMGIHSEMLHQIQH is encoded by the coding sequence GTGAAAATTCCAAATACAATCTGGACTCTACTCATTGGCATCGTGCTAACTCTAGTCAGCTTCTGGTACGGTCAAAATCACGGTCTGTTGCCCGTAGCAGCATCGGATGAAGCCGTATTGATAGATGGTCTATTCAATGCGATGTTGACAGTTTCTATAGGAATATTTCTAATAGTTGAAGGAGTTTTAATTTACTCAGTAATTAAATATCGTCGTCGTGCCGGTGACAACGAGGACGGACCAGCAATTGAAGGTAATGTCCCTCTAGAAATCCTCTGGACGGCGATCCCAGCAATTATCGTTCTTGGTATTTCTGTGTACAGTTTTGATGTTTACAACCAAATTGGCGGATTGAGTCTTCATGATGGCCATGAAATGCCAATGATGGAAGAATCCATGTCAAAACCAGGTACTGCTATTGCTGCAACTTTAACCAATGCACCAGGCAATTTAGACACCAATGAAGTTGCCCTATTAGCGGAAGCTAATTCCGGTATTGGTACAAGTGAAGATAAAACAGGAGAGTCTCAACCATTAATAGTTGACGTTGCAGCCCTCCAATATGCTTGGCTGTTTACCTACCCAGATACAGGGATACTAACTGGTGAACTTCATGTACCCATCGGTCAAGAAGTACAACTGAACATGAAAGCTAATGATGTCATTCATGCTTTCTGGGTACCAGAATTCCGTCTTAAACAAGATGTGATCCCCGGTCGAGAAACACAAGTTCGCTTCACAACCAGAAAAATTGGTCAATATCCCCTCATTTGTGCTGAACTCTGTGGCCCATACCACGGTGCGATGCAAAGTCAGGTAATTGTTGAGTCCCAAGCGGATTTTGATAGTTGGATGCAATCACAGCAAGTTGCCAGTAAAGAAGACTTGACTCAAGCAGTGGCTATCAATCCCCAAGAATTATCAGCAGATAAATTTCTCGCTCCCTACACCCACAATATGGGTATTCATTCAGAAATGTTGCATCAAATTCAACATTAG